The region TGATCCTTCGACATGCTTGGATAACACGGACCTGATGGTTGGTAAGGGAATGAGGGCAAAGAGCATCACTGCCCGTGCTGCAATGCAAGGAATATGAGGTTATCATCAGTATCTTCTCATTGTCCCCCAACACACCAACCACTGCCCGTGAAGACTATGTGCCCCTGGCTGGGGCAGGGCCTGTGTTTCACATTTTCTTGTCCCTTGAGTACCAGAAAGAAATACTAATCTTTGATAGGAATGTAGGACCTCACTTCACCCAAGCGATGGTGGTTAAGCCACCTCTTGCTCCCACCTAGCAGAGGTACTTTCCCCAAACCAGCCATGGTCTCTTGGTCTCAGCCTGAAATTCCAGCGCAGATGGAGTAGAGCGCTGTCCTTTGAGATAGTGAGGCTGATGATTTGAGTCTAACCAGCAGAGAGAGCACCCCATACTACATGGCCTTGACAGCAATGGTACCTTTATAACACTACAGCTGTTTTCTATCTCGGTGCTTCTGGCTTGCAGTATTTTAGGCTTTCTCCACTGCGTAAACTTTTAGGGAGCTGGAATTACTTTCCTGTCAGCACAGCCAACCTCAGTGAAGATTTGGTCCATGTCTAATGTACTGAGGTGTTTCTGTAAAGCAAGGAATAAACATCCTGCACACTGTGTAGCAGCGTGTGTTCATGATGGACTTAATATTAAACTGgcattttttcaattttaattttttatccttttttccccagcctgaTTGCCTAAACAAATAAAATCTCTTTAAGATTGCACTCAATTTTTGGCTTAGTACACAGATAAAATATCCAACCATCTTTCCCCTTAGAATAACTTTGATTTTCAATTTCTCATTCCCTGTAGGGGCAGACAGAAAAATCACTTCAGGCCTTTTCTCTTAGATCTTTTTCTCACTTTGAGAAGAAAAAACCTCAAAGCTATGTAACACACGATGCTATGTTTGTCAGATATGAATCATCCATCTCACTGCCACAACGGGTGcagttcttgggttttgttttctgtgttcctGCGAGGCTGCCTCCCAACAACAAACTTGCCTTGCCTTCATCGTGGGATGCTGCCCCATCTATTGTTACCTGTCCCTTGGTCATTTATACATAGTGTAAGATTTGCACACTACATTCTCATGATATTTTAGTTGCCAAAGCAGCTCCAGTGTTTCACTATCAAGTTTTCCGTTGACCATAAATGCcttaatgtaacaaaaataaatcacaccTTAAGATGTTTGCTTAACAGGAAACCTTTGCCAATTTGTTTGTTGCAGCTTAAGCCTTACCTCACAAGAAGCAAGTGCTTCCCATTAATGCAGTGGTGTGGTCTGATTAGTACAGGCACCCAGCAACAGTCCCCACTCCCCTCTGTCATGAGCATTGTTCCCCTGTTATACCCAAGTGACTAATTACAAGTCAACCAGCCTTAAACTAAGCCTTGGCAGGAGTATATGCCTCCTCTGGATATTGTAGGGTGCTGAGTACAAAGTGCGATGTAGGGAGAGGGGAATGATAACGAGGCCCTCCCAAGAATCGCTCGTTTGATGGTCTGCCGAGCTCCCAGCTCTGAAACTCGTGGTGAGGCAgagcaaaagcccttctcctgaCAGTGAAACACCCCAGCCCCTTTCTCAGTGTGCACTCACTCTTGCAAGTGGCCATTCAACTCACCAATGTAGAACAGGAACGTCCACCGCACAAAGGCCATGATGAGGATGCCAGCGCTGAAGGATATCACTCCGATTATGATCATGGTAATGTCCCTCAGGTATTTGGAGAACACAAACACCCCCAGAAAGCTGGTGATGAAGATGACATACCCAGCAGCATTGCCGTGGCCAATCTCTACGGCGTTCCAACTTAAAGGCTCCCTGAGCAAGAAGAGCGGGAGTACATTCATTGCACCAACAACAGCAAGGTCATAGAGGATTGCTGCCACAAACAGCATGATGATGATGAGTTTTGAGGGGGATATTGGAGTGGAGCTGCTGCTCTCCGAAGCTTGGGAACTCCCTGCTGCTGGTGCTTCTTTGTGGGCCGGTAGCTGGTTGCCCACCTCCTCTGCATTCTTGGCTTTGGCTGGGCAGGAAGCTGCTGGCTTGGGGACTGTCAGGACAAAAATGCTGTAGAGGAGGCAGAAAGCATAGCAAGCAATGCTGCAGCCCACCAGCACAGTGCCCTCTCGGTAGCGGTCATTGAAGCCAACAAACAGGTAGCCAGATGCCATGCTTCCCAGAAAGCCAGCGAGACCATACACCAGCTCAATAATGATCAGCCGCAGAGACCTCCTGCTCTCAGAAGAACCCAGGGATCCCAGAGCCATGACGCCTgcccagagggtggtgaaaccTCCCGTCAGACCATTGAGGGCAGCAGCCCCATACATCACCTCAATCGGCCAGCCCAGCAGgatcaggagcagcaggagagttTTGGAGCCCAAGTAGCCAACGAGAGGGAAGCAGATGGGGATCTTCCGATGCACTCTGTCCCCCAGCTTGGACAAGCCATAGGCTGACACCAGCGGGCTCAGGCCCAGGACTAGGTTGTAGATGATATAAAAATTAGAGACAGCCTTCTGCTGAGCATCTTCCAGTGTATGGGAAGGAGCGGTGGAGTTGGTCTGATTGTAGTAGTTcttcaccaccagcagcagcgcCGTGTCGTAGAAGGCACTGGCCACTTGAGAACCTGCAACCACCGGCTCAATCCACGTCCTCATCACTGTCACCCCCACCATGCTGCCTGCGATCCCCTCTTCTCGGGCAGAGCTGTTTCCAGGGAGATGCACGGGAGAAAATGGCTCTTCAGAAGCTCTGCTCTGGAGGCATGCttggagaggagcagcagaggaaaaaacaaaaggtcAGCCAGGCTGCGGAGAGTCAGAGAGTTGTGCAAGAGATGATCTGGCTGGGAGGATATTTGCACCTTGCCTTGCTACGCATAGGCACGCACGCacatccctgccctgctctgatcCGTGGCTCGGGCACAGGAGGCTTTTGTAGAGCCGGAGAACGCCCTGCACTCGCCGACTGCCGCTGCTCCTCTTCCTGGTGTGGTTTCAACAGAGGTCAGATGACCCGGGGGAATTTCACTCTCCCAGTTTGGGAAGTGAAAATGCCCTGATCAAGTAATTGCTGCAATTTGGGGGggtgatttgtttttcatttggtttgttgtttggtggtggctttttttttcccttttggcatCCTTCATGTGCCAGAGGTCTCTCAGAGtggctgcaggggcaggagatgggtgTGTGCCTTTTTGTCAGGTAATTTTTGAATTCCCCTTACCGCGAGCTAGTgtccctttctttttcaaaaatatgttgTTGGCTCTTTCGCTCTTACCTGCTCCCATCTGCCCTATTGCAGCATTGTGCCCTTTGTGTCATTGTTGTTTCAATAACACAGTCAGGAAATTACaccacagagaaattaaaagggaaaaagcctATTTTTGGTAACTTGCCTCCCACAGCTGACACTCTGCCTGCTGCATCCTTTGGCTTTACAGCATGGGAATTtccaagaggaggagaaaagtccCAGTTTATCCAAAGGCATCAGTGGCCGCCATGCCCCAGTTAATCAGCCAGATGAGCTGGAGGCTGGGGTGGGTGAGAGCCCATCTTCAGGCAAGCCTTCTCCGgtcccagctcctctgggcagtGGGGAGGGCTGTGCCTCTCTGCAGGCGTTGATGCCTCATATAGCTTCTCAGCTTGAAGTCAGCCTCTGATTTTTCTGCCACCCGAGGGGGTCAAGAAAAGCGACTCAGGGTTCCAGCAGGGATGATGGTGTGGCTGGGGGACAATGGTGTGGCTGGCCAGAGGCACAAGAAGCTCTTGGAGCAGGATATGGCACAAGCAGGTTGCCAGCTCCAAGGAAGATGCttgctgtcccagctgcaggaaaTACTTGGACGATATTTGGCAGCCTCAAAAATGCTAACTTAAATGATAATGATCTCATTCTGCACTGGTTTAATGAATCATAACAGGGAGAATAACAATCTGTTCTAGGAAGATTTATGAtgattacttaaaaaataaattaatgattaaTTTGCAAGAACAATGTTAAAACCTCCATCTGTTGCACTCTCTATTGATTCAGGTGATATTTACTCAGTGCCTGTCTACTCACGGCTCAAGAGTTTAATTTTTTCACTCTTAGTTCGGTTGTgcaataatttttgttttatatttgatTCAAGGAAAAAAGTCCCAAGAACTAAccgggaaaggagagaggaattgTCTGCTAGGATGTTTTGCTGCTAGACAATTTCAGTTTAACCAGAGaatttgtttttgggttttttttgttaggcCAAAAGACTCCTAGCCAGCTGTAAAATATAATATGGGTTGTTCCAacagttgcctttttttccccccagattttCTGCAAAAGTGTCTAGTTTCTTTAGTCTTTATTCAGAAGTGGAACAAATCTTTTTCTCCAATCCCTGGAACATTTCAAGAGGATGGAAATTCCAGACAGCCTTACGAAAAACCCCAAAGCATCAGCCTGTGACCAGTTGAGGCAACAAACACGACCGGAGGAATTGCCACGTTTTGCTTCACCCAGGGAGCCCTGTCTCTTCCACCAGACCTTAGAAGGAAAGATAAATTACTTTGTCCCATTCAAGCTTCAGTTTGGGACATGAGTTATCTTGGCATGCAGAGGTATGTTGCAGGCACTGTGCTTGAGAGACTGCAGGTCTGTTTAACTCTTAAATAAGGGATATTTTTCTTCCACACTTTGTTGCATATGCAGGATGCTTGGCTTATTCATCTGACACTCTTAACATTTAGGTGATACTGCATTATGCTTAATGCTATTCAGGCCTAGACACCTAATCAGCTGTGCTAAATGCCATTAGTGATCTTATGAATTACATACATATTTCCGAGATACTCTGAGTGTTCATTCACATTAAATGTACTTTTTAGAAGTACTTCACATGGAAGGATATGATTTCACGTCAGTAATTGTGAAACAGTGAGTGCTAAAGCAAGAGTTTAACGCCAGCTCTAGAATATTTCCCACTTCAAAATACTTTTCATGAATACCACATTCACTTGATGCCACAAAGACTCCAAAATTACTATTATCTTGCATCAGCTTTTCCATGGGGCCCAGTTCTCATACTACTAATATTTATAGGGATATTTGCATCCACTTTAAAATAAGTTTGTGCAGCATAAACACTATGGAGTCTTAAGAGAGTGGCCCTTgacatttaagaaaaatgcatCTACAGAATCATTGAGACTAGtctaaaagcaaaaatacactGGTGTAGCCTTCTGGGAAAGGAACACGTTGTTTTAGGGCATCCCTCTCTACAGTTGTCTTGTCTGGAGGCCCACCAGAGGCCAGGTCAGCACCATGGTGCACCAGCTCTTGGATATTTGTCAGTCCGGCCAAACGAAGGTGTTTAATATCTCCCTGTGGTGTCTTTATACATTCCTGTGcagaattcctttttctttcttttttaaaagatttatgaCAGTTACATCACTTCTTCTTTCTGGACAGGGTTGCTGTAGGGATTTCAGTATGCTGGGGCAGCTGGGCTTGGCAAGTACCAGCATTTTGGAACTTGGTCTTCAGCACTCCTTGTCTGAAAAGGTCCTTTTGACATGCAGGACTGCAATCCATCGTGGGCaccttttattctctctcaccTAAGCCTGCTGATGGGATCTGTCTCTGGCTGGCAAGACATTTTGCCTCTGGGTTGGTAAACCAGCTCTgaatctcttcctcctccttggtaTGTGGGGACCATCCTGATGCACACTGCGGCTTTGCCACCCCCACTGGCAAGGTGGGGAAACACGACTGGGGATTGGGAAGCGCCCAGGTCTGAGCCCAGACAGAGGTGGAGCTGTGGTCACGGGACAGCACCGgagagagggagagctggggagaagcaTCTATTTTGGCGATGAcctgttttccttcagaaaacaggTCTTTGTCATAAATGACCACAGACTGTAATGCCAAGCTGTGCTCTTTCTCTCTGTGGTTTGGGTGGTTGGCTTCCTCTCTGGTGGCATTTAATTATATATTGTCCTCACAATGAATGTGGTTCTGCTTGCAGAGCTGGGGGAGATGAAGGGGAAGCAGAGGCTGCGAGAAAAGCTGGGTGCATGGCACGGGGGAATGGCTCCTGGAAGCTGCTGCATCGCTACAGGGATGTGGCATCCTGGCTCACGGCAGTTGTCTTGTGGGATCCAGAGCCACCAATGGCAGATCCTAATGCCTGGATGTAAAAGGCCATCAGCCTTGTTTCAGTGGCTCTGGAAAACAGCATCCAGGCTGTTTGGAAGCTCATGATGCTGGTGCCGGTGTCTGTAGCACAACAGCTGGTTAAGTCCACTATTGTTGTAATAAAATGCAGGACCATGCCCTCATGGGTGCACCTTGAGGTGTCTCAGACACTGAGACCACTGGGCCAGCAGTCTGGCATCCAGGAGGCGCAGCACCACCACACATGTTGGGATCACCTATGCGGACATCTGCTGTCCTCTGCTGCTCACGGAAGGAAGAGGAAGCCCAGGCCACAGGCAGTGTGAGCACATGGCACCTCGTTCCCCCATGCCTTGAGACCTCATTTGCTGCCCCACAGAAGCAAAGCCCAGGGCAGCGTGCAGGCTGCAAAAAAAATGGAGAATGGATCTGCTCCATGGAGAGATTTCATGGGGTGCACTGACGTGAAGCACGGTGGGGAGGGGTGACCCCatgccagggaaggggaggtcCACCATCCTTCCCTTGGAAGAAACTAGTGCTCACCACTGCTTTGAGAGCAGCACAGGACAGCAGTGAGGAGCTGGAAACAGCAGCACTGATTTCCTTTCAGACAGACGCTGGCTGACCAAGCAGCTCCAAAAGTCTGAGTTGTCTTGCTTTCAGCCCAGATGTCATGTTTTTCTCTATATTTCTCATTTCAGTTTCCTGCTTACCTGGTTGGAGTCTCCTGTGGGCTTCTCCCTCTGCTGGAAAGACAAAGCACAGCATCCTCGACACACACTTTTTGCtgagttggtttcttttttctttagcttgATGAATTTAGGCGATTAATAGAGCTGACAGCTAACTGTATGCCTTAACATTAATCCTCTCcatggaggaaagaaaagaaaagcttcttgTGTTACCTGGCGCCTGCCTGATCAGCTGGACCACAGAACAAATCCTGCTGTAGTTCTTGGGTAAGCCCCAGATAATCCTGGTGCTAaatgattttttgtgtgtgtgtatgtcctCCATTTCATTAACATTCATgtcttttttaaattgttgtcAGCATATATGGGTTTGGCACGGAAGCTTTGCAAAGTTCAGGAGTGTGCAGGCAACAAGGATCTTGAGAAATGGGATGAAACAAACTAGAACTAAAGCTTAAGCAATATTATGTTGAATAAAGCAAAAATGGACAgtctggaaaaatgaaataaataataacaataatagcaaAAACATGAATATTAAAAAATTTCACTACTGAATGAACTACAGTGAATAATCTGTAAAAACTCCATTCAAAACCAAACactgccctccccttcccaagTGCTCTCCAAAgctagttaaaaataattttggttatctacttcacattttcattttttatgtagGTCTAGAAACTTTTATGGCAATAGCGAATGGGTACCAAGAAGCCTAAAAATTCGTTTAAGGAATTAAAGATAAGTAAATGCTCTGTAGAAGAAGGACTGTGTGAGTAAATTTGACTTGGGATTTAATGAGATTGGAGAGGAACTGTGTGTTAAGTGTGGAGGAAGACTATACACAGACCATCTTGGAAAGGTTAATGTGGAAgagtaaaggaggaaaaagaaatagtaagCCACCCATCCTTGTGGAgtgaaagggggaaagaaaataagaagagcaatggaaagagaaatgctAATTTTTCTGGGTTGGTAGGACCTTTCCTAGATAACTCAGCCTTAGTGAGGTACTATTATACTAGTGAGGAGGGAATGAGTATCTCTGTGTGAGCCTATGGCTCCATGGAGGTAAgaacagcagctggcagaggacATCAGGATGGCGGAGAGAAAAGGATGAATACACCCCATTTTCCAGGGTGAGATGTGGGAACAATGAAAAGCTTTGTAAATGCTTAAAGATACAGGCTCTGCCTCTTGCTTTGCATAAGGCATAGTGCTTTTTGAAGAGAGGAGGGAAGGTAATCTATTTTTCTAAATCTTAGTTCTTCTGGAGACACTCTCACCTGGTAATCCACCTTGTCACCTGACAGATCTCAGGTTAGCCCTCTGCATGACTAAATTTACATTTTGAAGGCGGATAAAGCAAGAGCTGAAGTAAGCTCTTCAGTACCTGCAGTATCACCTGCAGTAAGCCCTCAGTGATATCCACCCCAGAGATTCAGAGCAGGCAGATGGTAACTCACTCCTCACAGCCTCTCTCTGTTTACTCTGCTGGGCTGGGTCCTGAGCACAGAAATTGGCAAGAAAGATTTACTATGGTTTTAGTCACTTGGGTGTTTAAATTTTCCAGGCTATTTTACGCACAACATCCTGTCAAACACATTCACATTGTTTGTTTAGAAATCCCCAAGAAACCGCATACACAACCCAAAAGTTGTAGATGCTGTGGCACACTCTGGTGACATTTATGAGCCTCGCCACCTTCTTTTTCCATGTGGCAACTCTTCCAGTCGGGGGGGCGTTTACTGAACCTCGGAagctcagaaataaaaaacaaagggaaCTCGATAACAAGGTGTCAAACCCTTTCCTTGACTACTGAGCACTATCTGCTCAGGGCCAGGCAGGTCCTCCATGGACCACTGGCAAGCCCCTCAGCACAGCTGGTGGTGGCTGCTGAACCCAGCCCAAGGTGGTTTCGGGGTACGGGGTTGCACGGCAGCGCATATCACTGTTTATCTCACTGCAAACACTCCCCAGCACTGGCTGAGGACTTCCAGGTGACCTGGCATCAGGAGGCACTGCAGAGGAGGGATAACCCTGTTTTTTAATACATGCCACAGCCACGCCTGGCTAATTAGCCAGCTTGCAGCCCGAGGGTGGGGGCACTTGTTTGGGGCTGGTAGAGTGGAGAAGTCCCTGGGACAGCCCAGAAAGGCACCAGCACCCTCCATGAAAGGGGCTGGAAGGATATGGGGGACCGTATCCATACCCACTTTGCTTCAGGGCACTAGTGGACTATGCCACCAATGGGGTAACCTTCTTCAGATGAGAAAGCAGAGGTGTGCCTGGGTG is a window of Numenius arquata chromosome Z, bNumArq3.hap1.1, whole genome shotgun sequence DNA encoding:
- the SLC46A2 gene encoding solute carrier family 46 member 2 codes for the protein MVGVTVMRTWIEPVVAGSQVASAFYDTALLLVVKNYYNQTNSTAPSHTLEDAQQKAVSNFYIIYNLVLGLSPLVSAYGLSKLGDRVHRKIPICFPLVGYLGSKTLLLLLILLGWPIEVMYGAAALNGLTGGFTTLWAGVMALGSLGSSESRRSLRLIIIELVYGLAGFLGSMASGYLFVGFNDRYREGTVLVGCSIACYAFCLLYSIFVLTVPKPAASCPAKAKNAEEVGNQLPAHKEAPAAGSSQASESSSSTPISPSKLIIIMLFVAAILYDLAVVGAMNVLPLFLLREPLSWNAVEIGHGNAAGYVIFITSFLGVFVFSKYLRDITMIIIGVISFSAGILIMAFVRWTFLFYIARAVMLFALIPLPTIRSVLSKHVEGSSYGKVFVLLQLSLVTTGVVTSTLYNKIYQNTLNWYSGFCFILSFLVSCLTLLPLSIVAIKQRSTTGSLQILTE